One Branchiostoma lanceolatum isolate klBraLanc5 chromosome 18, klBraLanc5.hap2, whole genome shotgun sequence DNA window includes the following coding sequences:
- the LOC136423983 gene encoding uncharacterized protein: MASREDSEDTEEDFTYDAAVYYEEDDSKKADILDIRARLEDDRWGLTLCDPYRDGDGTQMGRFEHSAKNSRHAAVFLSPSLLERIEKKQENHSQFRVETFLCSVLDRRDATLKRRVVPVMFEREGAEKPFILSRDTPLFPREVGFWRKLYRTLSRLPVPEAFTSQVSERVRNVKNLQLEAVLHIAAKLGLPEEVVDDIKVEYGGSQAMLREVFYCWRSHLGPEATIDAVDDVIREATCMPQQVQQGQPQSLGTVDLDIFTVF, encoded by the exons ATGGCGAGTAGAGAAGACAGTGAAGACACAGAAGAAGACTTCACATACGACGCCGCAGTTTACTACGAAGAAGATGACTCCAAGAAGGCAGACATCTTAGACATCCGAGCTCGACTTGAAGACGACAGGTGGGGCCTTACCCTCTGCGACCCTTACCGGGACGGAGATGGGACCCAGATGGGTCGATTCGAACACTCCGCCAAAAACAGCCGCCACGCAGCCGTCTTTCTTTCCCCCAGTCTCTTAGAAAGGAtagaaaaaaagcaagaaaatcACTCTCAGTTTAGAGTAGAGACGTTCTTGTGTAGTGTACTAGACAGGCGTGATGCCACGTTGAAGAGAAGAGTTGTTCCGGTAATGTTTGAAAGAGAGGGCGCGGAGAAACCGTTTATTCTCAGCCGGGACACGCCACTATTTCCGCGGGAGGTGGGTTTCTGGAGAAAACTGTACAGGACACTCAGCAGGCTACCAG TTCCAGAAGCTTTCACCTCGCAGGTGTCAGAGCGGGTGAGGAATGTGAAGAATCTACAGCTGGAAGCTGTTCTACACATTGCCGCTAAGTTAGGACTACCCGAGGAAGTAGTAGACGACATCAAAGTGGAGTATGGGGGCAGCCAGGCCATGTTGAGAGAG GTGTTCTACTGTTGGAGGTCCCACCTGGGCCCTGAGGCGACTATTGACGCTGtagatgacgtcatcagggAGGCCACCTGCATGCCTCAACAGGTGCAGCAGGGACAGCCGCAAAGTCTTGGTACTGTAGATTTGGatattttcacagtgttttaa